The proteins below are encoded in one region of Paenacidovorax monticola:
- a CDS encoding LapA family protein: protein MNLRTLFLLLIVLAIAALAALNWSTLAEPSLVSLGLVSFEAPLGVLMLGLTVLLGVFFVAYVLSLQGTMLLETRRQSKELHAQRELADKAEASRFTDLRAFLESQHQQGQAALLARMDALESHLAARAEQSDNTTAAYVGQLEHQLRRKPGDSPAP, encoded by the coding sequence ATGAATCTCAGAACCCTTTTCCTGCTGCTCATCGTGCTAGCCATCGCCGCGCTGGCGGCGCTCAACTGGAGCACGCTGGCCGAGCCCTCGCTGGTGTCGCTGGGGCTGGTCTCGTTCGAGGCGCCGCTAGGCGTGCTGATGCTCGGCCTCACGGTGCTGCTGGGCGTGTTCTTCGTCGCCTATGTGCTGTCGCTGCAGGGCACCATGCTGCTGGAAACGCGCCGCCAGTCCAAGGAGCTGCATGCCCAGCGCGAGCTGGCCGACAAGGCCGAGGCCTCGCGCTTCACGGACCTGCGCGCCTTCCTTGAGTCGCAGCACCAGCAGGGCCAGGCCGCCCTGCTTGCGCGCATGGACGCGCTGGAGTCGCATCTGGCAGCGCGGGCCGAGCAGTCCGACAACACCACGGCCGCCTATGTGGGGCAGCTGGAGCACCAACTGCGCCGCAAGCCCGGCGATAGCCCGGCCCCATGA
- the proW gene encoding glycine betaine/L-proline ABC transporter permease ProW, which yields MNDAVHDLSPTAAPALPPLAETDPWSSAGGAAPATASPWDAPPMASTAADPWATTPAPGTPGPAGGADWLNAVPAPDAALAGTAPGAADQGLPLHQLWDGSLPLEAWINQGLTWVVEHFRPFFQSVRAPIDGTLTWVEGLLTGMPMPGLVALVGLLAWQFAGRGVAIGAVVSLLLVHTLGIWPEAMVTLALVLTSLAFCIAIGLPLGIALAASDRAQRYTRPFLDAMQTTPAFVYLVPVVMLFGIGNVPGVIVTIIFALPPLVRLTNLGIRQVRPDLIEAARAYGASPWQMLVKVQLPLALPSIMAGINQALMLSLSMVVIASMIAVGGLGQMVLRGIGRLDMGLATVGGLGIVLLAITLDRLTQALGAPRRGARHWWQTGPAGLLWRLLRPVRQAANAAPGTPPRITPSQGANA from the coding sequence ATGAACGACGCCGTGCACGACCTGTCCCCCACCGCCGCCCCGGCCCTGCCGCCCCTGGCCGAGACCGATCCCTGGAGCTCGGCAGGCGGTGCGGCTCCCGCCACGGCCTCGCCCTGGGACGCACCGCCCATGGCAAGCACCGCAGCCGACCCCTGGGCCACCACCCCGGCGCCCGGCACGCCAGGCCCGGCCGGCGGCGCCGACTGGCTCAACGCCGTCCCCGCGCCCGACGCAGCCCTGGCGGGCACGGCCCCCGGCGCAGCGGACCAAGGCCTTCCGCTGCACCAGCTCTGGGATGGCTCGCTGCCCCTCGAAGCCTGGATCAACCAGGGCCTGACCTGGGTGGTGGAGCATTTCCGGCCCTTCTTCCAGTCGGTGCGCGCGCCCATCGACGGCACGCTGACCTGGGTGGAAGGCCTGCTCACGGGCATGCCCATGCCGGGCCTCGTGGCACTCGTGGGCCTGCTGGCCTGGCAGTTCGCGGGGCGTGGCGTCGCCATTGGCGCCGTGGTGTCGCTGCTGCTCGTGCACACGCTGGGTATCTGGCCCGAGGCCATGGTCACGCTGGCCCTGGTGCTGACATCGCTGGCGTTCTGCATCGCCATCGGCCTGCCGCTGGGCATCGCCCTGGCCGCCAGCGACCGCGCACAGCGCTACACGCGCCCCTTCCTCGACGCGATGCAGACCACGCCGGCCTTCGTCTACCTCGTGCCCGTGGTGATGCTGTTCGGCATCGGCAACGTGCCGGGCGTGATCGTGACCATCATCTTCGCACTGCCGCCGCTCGTGCGCCTCACCAACCTCGGCATCCGCCAGGTGCGGCCCGACCTCATCGAGGCCGCGCGCGCCTACGGCGCTTCGCCATGGCAGATGCTCGTGAAAGTGCAGCTGCCGCTGGCCCTGCCCTCGATCATGGCGGGCATCAACCAGGCGCTGATGTTGTCGCTGTCGATGGTGGTCATCGCCTCGATGATCGCCGTGGGCGGCCTCGGCCAGATGGTGCTGCGCGGCATCGGCCGGCTCGACATGGGCCTGGCCACGGTGGGAGGGCTGGGCATCGTGCTGCTGGCCATCACGCTCGACCGACTCACCCAGGCCCTGGGCGCACCGCGCCGCGGCGCGCGCCATTGGTGGCAGACGGGCCCCGCGGGCCTGCTCTGGCGCCTGCTGCGCCCCGTGCGGCAGGCCGCGAACGCAGCCCCCGGCACCCCACCACGGATCACCCCCTCACAAGGAGCCAACGCATGA
- a CDS encoding c-type cytochrome: MNRTLITLAMAMSVAAPAMADQALATAKNCMACHAVDKKLVGPSYKDVAAKYAGQKDAVDKLAAKIIKGGSGVWGPVPMPANTQVNDAEAKKLAAWVLTLK; the protein is encoded by the coding sequence ATGAACCGTACCCTGATCACACTCGCCATGGCAATGTCGGTGGCGGCCCCCGCGATGGCGGACCAGGCCCTGGCCACGGCCAAGAACTGCATGGCCTGCCACGCTGTCGACAAGAAGCTTGTCGGCCCCTCCTACAAGGACGTGGCCGCCAAATACGCCGGCCAGAAGGACGCCGTGGACAAGCTGGCGGCCAAGATCATCAAGGGTGGCTCCGGCGTGTGGGGCCCGGTTCCCATGCCCGCCAACACCCAGGTCAACGACGCCGAGGCCAAGAAGCTGGCCGCATGGGTGCTCACGCTCAAGTGA
- the ilvD gene encoding dihydroxy-acid dehydratase, whose protein sequence is MPAYRSKTSTAGRNMAGARSLWRATGMKDDDFSKPIIAVVNSFTQFVPGHVHLKDLGQLVAREIEAAGGVAKEFNTIAVDDGIAMGHDGMLYSLPSRDIIADSVEYMVNAHCADAMVCISNCDKITPGMLMAAMRLNIPVIFVSGGPMEAGKVKLAVPGTSTIQFKKLDLIDAMVMAADSKVSDAEVAEVERSACPTCGSCSGMFTANSMNCLTEALGLSLPGNGTVVATHADREQLFKRAGRRIVELAKQYYEQDDAAVLPRAVGFKAFENAMTLDIAMGGSTNTILHLLAIAQEAGIDFGMADIDRLSRTVPQLCKVAPNTNKYHIEDVHRAGGIMAILGELERAGKLHTDVPTVHAKTLGDALNQWDITRTSDEAVKTFYMAGPAGIPTQVAFSQSTRWPSLDLDRAEGCIRSYDHAFSKEGGLAVLTGNIAKDGCVVKTAGVDDSILVFEGPAHVVESQDEAVANILADQVKAGDVVVVRYEGPKGGPGMQEMLYPTSYIKSKGLGKACALLTDGRFSGGTSGLSIGHCSPEAAAGGAIGLVKNGDRIRIDIPNRTIDVLVSDEELAKRREEQNAKGWKPAQPRPRKVSAALKAYAKLVMSADKGAVRDLSLLED, encoded by the coding sequence ATGCCCGCCTACCGTTCCAAGACCTCCACCGCCGGCCGCAACATGGCCGGTGCCCGCTCGCTGTGGCGTGCCACCGGCATGAAGGACGACGACTTCAGCAAGCCCATCATCGCGGTGGTCAACTCGTTCACCCAGTTCGTGCCGGGCCATGTGCACCTGAAGGACCTGGGCCAGCTCGTGGCGCGCGAGATCGAGGCGGCGGGCGGTGTGGCCAAGGAGTTCAACACCATCGCCGTGGACGACGGCATCGCCATGGGACACGATGGCATGCTGTACTCGCTGCCCAGCCGCGACATCATCGCGGACTCAGTGGAGTACATGGTCAACGCGCACTGCGCCGACGCCATGGTCTGCATCTCCAACTGCGACAAGATCACGCCCGGCATGCTGATGGCCGCCATGCGCCTGAACATTCCGGTGATCTTCGTCTCGGGTGGCCCCATGGAGGCCGGCAAGGTCAAGCTGGCCGTGCCCGGCACGTCCACCATCCAGTTCAAGAAGCTCGACCTGATCGACGCCATGGTGATGGCCGCCGACAGCAAGGTCAGCGATGCCGAGGTGGCCGAGGTGGAGCGCTCCGCCTGCCCCACCTGCGGTTCGTGCTCGGGCATGTTCACGGCCAACTCCATGAACTGCCTGACCGAGGCCCTGGGTCTGTCGCTGCCGGGCAATGGCACCGTGGTCGCCACGCACGCCGACCGCGAACAGCTCTTCAAGCGCGCCGGGCGGCGCATCGTCGAGCTGGCCAAGCAGTACTACGAACAGGACGACGCAGCGGTTCTGCCGCGCGCCGTGGGCTTCAAGGCCTTCGAGAACGCGATGACGCTGGACATCGCCATGGGCGGCTCCACCAACACCATCCTGCACCTGCTGGCGATCGCGCAGGAGGCCGGGATCGACTTCGGCATGGCCGATATCGACCGCCTCTCGCGCACCGTGCCGCAGCTGTGCAAGGTGGCACCCAACACCAACAAGTACCACATCGAGGACGTGCACCGCGCCGGCGGCATCATGGCCATCCTGGGCGAGCTCGAGCGCGCCGGCAAGCTGCACACCGACGTGCCCACCGTGCACGCCAAGACCCTGGGCGATGCGCTGAACCAGTGGGACATCACCCGCACCAGCGACGAGGCCGTGAAGACCTTCTACATGGCCGGCCCCGCGGGCATCCCCACCCAGGTGGCCTTCAGCCAGAGCACGCGCTGGCCCAGCCTGGACCTGGACCGCGCCGAGGGCTGCATCCGCTCGTACGACCATGCCTTCAGCAAGGAAGGCGGCCTGGCCGTGCTCACCGGCAACATCGCCAAGGACGGCTGCGTGGTCAAGACCGCGGGCGTGGACGACTCCATCCTGGTGTTCGAGGGCCCGGCCCATGTGGTCGAGTCGCAGGACGAGGCCGTGGCCAACATCCTGGCCGACCAGGTCAAGGCCGGCGACGTGGTCGTCGTGCGCTACGAAGGCCCCAAGGGCGGCCCCGGCATGCAGGAAATGCTCTACCCCACGAGCTACATCAAGTCCAAGGGCCTGGGCAAGGCCTGCGCGCTGCTGACCGACGGCCGCTTCTCGGGCGGCACCTCGGGCCTGTCGATCGGCCACTGCTCGCCCGAGGCGGCAGCCGGCGGCGCGATCGGCCTGGTGAAGAATGGCGACCGCATCCGCATCGACATCCCCAACCGCACCATCGACGTGCTGGTCAGCGACGAGGAGCTGGCCAAGCGCCGCGAGGAGCAGAACGCCAAGGGCTGGAAGCCGGCCCAGCCGCGCCCACGCAAGGTGTCGGCGGCGCTCAAGGCCTACGCCAAGCTCGTGATGTCGGCCGACAAGGGAGCCGTGCGCGACCTGTCGCTGCTCGAAGACTGA
- the proV gene encoding glycine betaine/L-proline ABC transporter ATP-binding protein ProV, whose product MAKQITIDHVFKVFGDEPQAALELVRQGCSKPEILERTGQSIGVFDAHFTIEAGEIFVVMGLSGSGKSTLVRMLNRLIEPTAGRILVDGQDINTLSDRALRALRRKDISMVFQSFALLPHMTVLDNTAFGLELAGVDRAERQQLAAAALEQVGLAGWGASYPDELSGGMQQRVGLARALASDPSILLMDEAFSALDPIIRTEMQSELLRLQQIRRRTIVFISHDLDEAMRIGDRIAIMKDGQVVQVGTPDDILRNPANDYVRSFVRGVDAAAVFKAADIARQRLTVVREHTDRGCRAALQLIEGHDDDFAYVVSPTQRYLGTVSADSLRGALDGHVGPLGLQHAFLPQVQPIAADAPVAGLFGQVAQAPCALPVVGADGRYHGAVSKTTLLRFLDRDTPPLPPSAPPPPTAEERSAA is encoded by the coding sequence ATGGCCAAACAAATCACCATCGACCATGTCTTCAAGGTCTTCGGCGACGAGCCGCAGGCCGCGCTGGAACTCGTGCGCCAGGGCTGCAGCAAGCCGGAGATCCTGGAGCGCACGGGCCAGTCGATCGGCGTGTTCGACGCCCACTTCACCATCGAGGCCGGCGAGATCTTCGTCGTCATGGGCCTGTCGGGCTCGGGCAAGTCCACGCTGGTGCGCATGCTCAACCGGCTCATCGAGCCCACGGCGGGCCGCATCCTCGTCGACGGTCAGGACATCAACACCTTGAGCGACCGCGCCCTGCGCGCGCTGCGCCGCAAGGACATCTCCATGGTGTTCCAGTCCTTTGCGCTGCTGCCGCACATGACGGTGCTGGACAACACGGCCTTCGGCCTGGAGCTCGCTGGCGTGGACCGCGCCGAGCGCCAGCAGCTCGCCGCCGCCGCACTGGAGCAGGTGGGCCTGGCGGGCTGGGGCGCGAGCTACCCCGACGAACTCTCGGGCGGCATGCAGCAGCGCGTGGGCCTGGCGCGAGCGCTGGCGTCCGACCCGTCCATCCTGCTCATGGACGAGGCCTTCTCGGCGCTCGACCCCATCATCCGCACCGAGATGCAGAGCGAGCTGCTGCGCCTGCAGCAGATCCGGCGGCGCACCATCGTCTTCATCTCGCACGACCTCGACGAAGCCATGCGCATCGGCGACCGCATCGCCATCATGAAGGACGGCCAGGTGGTGCAGGTGGGCACGCCCGACGACATCCTGCGCAACCCCGCCAACGACTACGTGCGCAGCTTCGTGCGCGGCGTGGATGCGGCCGCCGTGTTCAAGGCCGCCGACATCGCGCGCCAGCGCCTCACCGTTGTGCGCGAGCACACCGACCGCGGCTGCCGCGCGGCGCTGCAACTCATCGAAGGCCATGACGACGACTTCGCCTACGTGGTCAGCCCCACGCAGCGCTACCTGGGCACAGTGTCGGCCGATTCGCTGCGCGGCGCGCTCGACGGCCACGTGGGCCCGCTGGGCCTGCAGCACGCCTTCCTGCCCCAGGTGCAGCCCATCGCGGCCGATGCGCCCGTGGCCGGGCTGTTCGGCCAGGTGGCCCAGGCGCCCTGTGCCCTGCCCGTGGTGGGCGCGGACGGCCGCTACCACGGCGCCGTGAGCAAGACCACGCTGCTGCGCTTCCTGGACCGCGACACGCCGCCCCTGCCGCCCTCGGCACCACCGCCCCCCACCGCAGAAGAAAGGAGCGCCGCATGA
- the bfr gene encoding bacterioferritin: MQGNPQVVDYLKDLLRGELAARDQYFIHSRIYEDQGFTRLYARLDHEMQEETQHADALLRRILMLGGLPDMRPKAFVPGTEVTEMLRKDLATEYEVRAALQGGIALCESERDYVSRDILLAQLRDTEEDHAYWLEKQIGLIDKIGLQNYLQSQASGDPT; encoded by the coding sequence ATGCAGGGGAATCCCCAGGTCGTCGACTATCTCAAGGACCTGCTGCGCGGCGAGCTGGCCGCGCGCGACCAGTACTTCATCCACTCGCGCATCTACGAAGACCAGGGCTTCACGCGCCTCTACGCGCGCCTGGACCATGAGATGCAGGAGGAAACCCAGCACGCCGACGCGCTGCTGCGCCGCATCCTCATGCTCGGCGGCCTGCCCGACATGCGCCCCAAGGCGTTCGTGCCCGGCACCGAGGTGACCGAGATGCTGCGCAAGGACCTGGCCACCGAGTACGAGGTGCGCGCCGCGCTGCAAGGCGGCATCGCGCTGTGCGAGAGCGAGCGCGACTACGTGAGCCGCGACATCCTGCTGGCGCAGCTGCGCGACACCGAGGAAGACCATGCCTATTGGCTCGAAAAGCAGATCGGCCTGATCGACAAGATCGGCCTGCAGAACTACCTGCAGTCCCAGGCGTCTGGCGATCCCACTTGA
- a CDS encoding TIGR04438 family Trp-rich protein, with the protein MYLLGLALVLTLLKYLEIGPVANWSWWWVLAPYGVTALWWAWADSTGYTKRKAMEKIEQRKQDRINKHKDALGMRPRKPR; encoded by the coding sequence ATGTATCTGCTGGGGCTGGCCCTCGTTTTGACCCTGCTCAAGTACCTTGAAATCGGCCCTGTGGCCAACTGGTCGTGGTGGTGGGTGCTGGCCCCCTATGGGGTGACGGCCTTGTGGTGGGCCTGGGCCGATTCCACGGGCTACACCAAGCGCAAGGCCATGGAGAAGATCGAGCAGCGCAAGCAGGACCGCATCAACAAGCACAAGGACGCCCTGGGCATGCGCCCGCGCAAGCCGCGCTGA
- the acs gene encoding acetate--CoA ligase: MSAPTSAIESVLVENRVFPPAEAVVKAARIGGMAAYEALCAEAERDFEGFWARLGREHVRWTKPFTRTLDESNAPFYQWFADGELNASANCLDKHIGTPVENKAAIVFEADDGAVTTVTYKELLARVSQFANALKAHGVQKGDRVLIYMPMTIEGVVAMQACARIGATHSVVFGGFSAKALNERIIDAGAVAVVTANYQMRGGKELPLKAIVDEGIAMGGCESIRNIFVYQRTSTACAMVEGRDKTFADALAGQSSECAPVAVGAEHPLFILYTSGSTGKPKGVQHSTGGYLLWAKLTMDWTFDLQPHDVFWCTADIGWITGHTYVAYGPLAAGATQVVFEGIPTFPHAGRFWQMIERHKVSIFYTAPTAIRSLIKAADSDEKVHPKNWDLSSLRILGSVGEPINPEAWMWYHRNVGGERCPIVDTFWQTETGGHVITPLPGATPLVPGSCTLPLPGIMAAIVDETGKDMPNGAGGMLVIKRPWPSMIRTIWGDPERFKKSYFPEEMGGHIYLAGDGAVRSADRGYFRITGRIDDVLNVSGHRMGTMEIESALVAKTDLVAEAAVVGRPDDLTGEAICAFVVLKRSRPTGEEAKQIANELRNWVAKEIGPIAKPKDIRFGENLPKTRSGKIMRRLLRSLAKGEAITQDTSTLENPAILGQLAETN, translated from the coding sequence ATGAGTGCGCCCACATCCGCGATCGAATCCGTGCTGGTGGAGAACCGCGTGTTCCCGCCCGCCGAGGCCGTTGTGAAGGCCGCCCGCATTGGCGGCATGGCGGCCTACGAGGCCCTGTGCGCCGAGGCGGAGCGGGATTTCGAGGGCTTCTGGGCCCGTCTGGGGCGCGAGCATGTGCGCTGGACCAAGCCGTTCACGCGCACGCTCGACGAGTCGAACGCTCCCTTCTACCAGTGGTTTGCCGACGGTGAACTCAACGCCAGCGCCAACTGCCTGGACAAGCACATCGGCACGCCCGTCGAGAACAAGGCCGCCATCGTCTTCGAGGCCGACGACGGCGCCGTGACCACCGTCACCTACAAGGAGCTGCTGGCCCGCGTCTCGCAGTTCGCCAATGCGCTCAAGGCGCATGGCGTGCAGAAGGGCGACCGCGTGCTCATCTACATGCCCATGACGATCGAGGGCGTGGTGGCCATGCAGGCCTGCGCGCGCATCGGCGCCACGCACAGCGTGGTGTTCGGCGGCTTCTCGGCCAAGGCGCTGAACGAGCGCATCATCGATGCGGGGGCGGTCGCCGTGGTCACGGCCAACTACCAGATGCGCGGCGGCAAGGAGCTGCCGCTCAAGGCCATCGTGGACGAAGGCATTGCCATGGGCGGGTGCGAGAGCATCCGCAACATCTTCGTCTACCAGCGCACGTCCACGGCCTGCGCCATGGTGGAAGGCCGCGACAAGACCTTTGCCGACGCGCTCGCGGGCCAGAGCAGCGAGTGCGCTCCCGTGGCGGTGGGCGCCGAGCACCCGCTGTTCATCCTCTACACCAGTGGCTCCACGGGCAAACCCAAGGGCGTGCAGCACAGCACGGGCGGCTACCTGCTGTGGGCCAAGCTCACGATGGACTGGACCTTCGACCTCCAGCCCCACGACGTGTTCTGGTGCACGGCTGACATCGGCTGGATCACGGGCCACACCTACGTGGCCTACGGGCCGCTCGCGGCCGGCGCCACGCAGGTGGTGTTCGAGGGCATCCCGACCTTCCCGCACGCGGGCCGCTTCTGGCAGATGATCGAGCGCCACAAGGTCAGCATCTTCTACACGGCGCCCACGGCCATCCGCTCGCTCATCAAGGCGGCCGACTCCGACGAGAAGGTGCATCCGAAGAACTGGGATCTCTCGTCGCTGCGCATCCTGGGCAGCGTGGGCGAGCCCATCAACCCCGAGGCCTGGATGTGGTACCACCGGAACGTGGGCGGCGAGCGCTGCCCCATCGTGGACACCTTCTGGCAGACCGAGACTGGCGGCCACGTCATCACGCCGCTGCCGGGTGCCACGCCGCTGGTGCCGGGTTCGTGCACCCTGCCGCTGCCGGGCATCATGGCCGCGATCGTCGACGAGACGGGCAAGGACATGCCCAATGGCGCCGGCGGCATGCTGGTGATCAAGCGCCCCTGGCCTTCGATGATCCGCACCATCTGGGGCGATCCCGAGCGCTTCAAGAAGAGCTACTTCCCCGAGGAAATGGGCGGCCACATCTACCTGGCCGGCGACGGCGCCGTGCGCAGCGCGGACCGAGGCTATTTCCGCATCACGGGCCGCATCGACGATGTGCTCAACGTGTCGGGCCACCGCATGGGCACGATGGAGATCGAGTCGGCCCTGGTCGCCAAGACCGACCTCGTGGCCGAGGCCGCTGTCGTGGGCCGCCCCGACGACCTGACGGGCGAGGCCATCTGCGCCTTCGTGGTGCTCAAGCGATCGCGCCCCACGGGCGAGGAGGCCAAGCAGATCGCCAACGAGCTGCGCAACTGGGTGGCCAAGGAGATCGGCCCCATCGCCAAGCCCAAGGACATCCGCTTCGGCGAGAACCTGCCTAAGACGCGCAGCGGCAAGATCATGCGCCGCCTGTTGCGCAGCCTGGCCAAGGGCGAAGCCATCACCCAGGACACCAGCACGCTGGAAAACCCCGCCATTCTGGGCCAGTTGGCTGAGACCAACTGA
- a CDS encoding TIGR00645 family protein has translation MSSRQPAGPGSSPLRPLPNLIFASRWLQLPLYLGLIAAQGVYVWHFLLELWHLVEAAFGHQEALQALVTSIGYKPEVQITSLNETVIMLVVLALIDVVMISNLLIMVIVGGYETFVSRLGLDAHPDQPEWLGHVNASVLKVKLGLSIIGISSIHLLKTFINAANYDTKVLMWQTIIHMAFLMSALAIAYTDKLLSSNSHGKH, from the coding sequence ATGTCCTCCCGCCAACCCGCCGGCCCCGGCAGCTCGCCGCTGCGCCCGCTGCCCAACCTGATCTTCGCCAGCCGCTGGCTGCAGCTGCCCCTGTACCTGGGCCTGATCGCCGCCCAGGGCGTCTACGTGTGGCATTTCCTGCTGGAACTCTGGCATCTGGTGGAAGCCGCCTTCGGCCACCAGGAGGCGCTGCAGGCCCTCGTGACGAGCATCGGCTACAAGCCCGAGGTGCAGATCACCTCGCTCAACGAAACCGTCATCATGCTCGTCGTGCTGGCGCTGATCGACGTGGTGATGATCTCCAACCTGCTCATCATGGTGATCGTGGGCGGCTACGAGACCTTCGTGAGCCGCCTCGGGCTCGACGCCCACCCCGACCAACCCGAGTGGCTGGGCCACGTGAATGCCTCGGTGCTGAAGGTGAAGCTGGGCCTGTCGATCATCGGCATCAGCTCCATCCACCTGCTCAAGACCTTCATCAACGCGGCCAACTACGACACCAAGGTGCTCATGTGGCAGACCATCATCCACATGGCCTTCCTCATGAGCGCGCTGGCCATCGCGTACACCGACAAGCTGCTGAGCAGTAACAGCCACGGCAAGCACTGA
- a CDS encoding LysR family transcriptional regulator: MSQPFIDIRAWRQFAMVAEELHFGRAAQRLHITQPPLTQAIAGLERQLGVRLFERNKRSVQLTPAGAALLPQAQDLIARALALPEQARAAASGEVGRLRLAFVSTVGFGGLPQWVRAFRAARPGVRLELTEATSDVQLQLLREGRIDAGIVLHAQDEPAPPGMVRQVIGREPLWLALPERHPLVHGKANARALRFEQVCDEPLVLFPRAILPAVHDGLQARYAAAGRALNVAQEAIQMQTIVNLVSAELGLAWVLQSVSRLQRAGVVYRALQEPPGAPAMPICETSVMWQAGHDAPVLQRWLQVVQARGR; the protein is encoded by the coding sequence ATGAGTCAGCCCTTCATCGACATACGGGCCTGGCGGCAATTCGCCATGGTGGCGGAGGAGCTGCACTTCGGCCGTGCCGCGCAGCGCCTGCACATCACCCAGCCACCGCTGACCCAGGCCATCGCCGGCCTGGAGCGGCAGTTGGGCGTGCGCCTGTTCGAGCGCAACAAACGCAGCGTGCAGCTCACGCCGGCCGGCGCGGCGCTGCTGCCGCAGGCGCAGGATCTGATCGCCCGTGCGCTGGCCCTGCCCGAGCAGGCCCGCGCCGCCGCCAGCGGCGAGGTGGGGCGGCTGCGGCTGGCCTTCGTCTCGACCGTGGGCTTTGGCGGGCTACCGCAGTGGGTGCGGGCCTTTCGCGCCGCCCGCCCCGGGGTGCGCCTGGAGCTGACCGAGGCTACCAGCGACGTGCAGCTGCAGCTGCTGCGCGAGGGCCGCATCGATGCTGGCATCGTGCTGCATGCGCAGGACGAGCCCGCGCCGCCCGGCATGGTGCGGCAGGTGATCGGCAGGGAGCCGCTGTGGCTGGCGCTGCCTGAGCGGCATCCGTTGGTGCATGGAAAGGCCAATGCGCGCGCGCTGCGCTTCGAGCAGGTGTGCGACGAGCCACTGGTGCTGTTTCCGCGCGCCATCCTGCCTGCCGTGCACGACGGCCTGCAGGCCCGCTACGCGGCAGCCGGTCGGGCGCTGAATGTGGCGCAAGAGGCGATCCAGATGCAGACCATCGTCAACCTGGTGTCGGCCGAACTGGGCCTGGCGTGGGTGCTGCAGAGCGTCAGCCGGCTGCAGCGCGCCGGCGTGGTCTACCGTGCGCTGCAGGAGCCGCCCGGCGCGCCTGCCATGCCCATCTGCGAGACCAGCGTGATGTGGCAGGCCGGCCATGACGCGCCGGTGCTGCAGCGCTGGCTGCAGGTCGTGCAGGCCCGGGGCCGTTGA
- the proX gene encoding glycine betaine/L-proline ABC transporter substrate-binding protein ProX translates to MTTILPPLLQRAAAGLAALGLAMAAQAGSLPGQGVKVQPLKSSIAEETFQTLLVMKGLQKLGYDVQPIKEIEYATAHVAIANGDATFMADHWDPLHADFYKNAGGDAKLWRQGAYSGNAAQGYLIDKKTADAHGITNVAQLKDPQIAKLFDTDGDGRADLTGCTPGWGCEAAIEHQLTAYGLRGTVTHVQGSYPALMADTIARFKAGQPVLYYTWTPFWVSAELRPGKDVVWLQVPFTALPGDQAKTQTALPDGRNYGFPLNTQKIVANKAFAEKNPAAARLFEVMQLPVADINAQNLAMKNGQNQAADIERHVQGWIRAHQQTFDGWIAQARAAVR, encoded by the coding sequence ATGACGACTATCCTCCCTCCCCTTCTCCAACGTGCCGCCGCCGGACTCGCCGCGCTCGGCCTGGCCATGGCCGCGCAGGCCGGCAGCCTGCCGGGCCAGGGCGTGAAGGTGCAGCCGCTCAAGAGCTCGATCGCCGAAGAGACCTTCCAGACCCTGCTGGTCATGAAGGGCCTGCAGAAGCTGGGCTACGACGTACAGCCCATCAAGGAGATCGAGTACGCCACGGCCCACGTGGCCATCGCCAACGGCGACGCCACCTTCATGGCCGACCACTGGGACCCGCTGCACGCCGACTTCTACAAGAATGCCGGCGGCGACGCCAAGCTCTGGCGCCAGGGCGCGTATTCGGGCAATGCCGCGCAGGGCTACCTGATCGACAAGAAGACCGCCGACGCGCACGGCATCACCAACGTCGCGCAGCTCAAGGACCCGCAGATCGCCAAGCTGTTCGACACCGACGGCGACGGACGCGCCGACCTCACGGGTTGCACGCCGGGCTGGGGCTGCGAGGCCGCCATCGAGCACCAGCTCACGGCCTACGGGCTGCGCGGCACCGTCACGCACGTGCAGGGCAGCTACCCCGCGCTGATGGCCGACACCATCGCGCGGTTCAAAGCGGGCCAGCCCGTGCTGTACTACACGTGGACGCCGTTCTGGGTGAGCGCAGAATTGCGCCCCGGCAAGGACGTGGTGTGGCTGCAGGTGCCCTTCACGGCGCTGCCCGGCGACCAGGCCAAGACGCAGACCGCCCTGCCCGACGGGCGCAACTACGGCTTTCCGCTGAACACGCAGAAGATCGTGGCCAACAAGGCCTTCGCCGAGAAGAACCCCGCCGCCGCCCGGCTGTTCGAGGTGATGCAGCTGCCCGTGGCCGATATCAACGCGCAGAACCTGGCCATGAAGAACGGCCAGAACCAGGCCGCCGACATCGAGCGCCATGTGCAGGGCTGGATCCGCGCACACCAGCAGACCTTCGACGGCTGGATCGCCCAGGCCCGGGCGGCGGTGCGCTGA